TCGGCGTCGAGATGACGGGCGCGTGGCTGGAGACGGAGGAGGACGTGATCGAGTCCCGCGCGGACCTCCGGAACCGACTCGGGTCGGTGCTCGACGAGGGCGACCTGTCCGAGGAACGCCAGGAGGAGGTGATGAACGCGCTCGCGATAGGCGAGCAGCCGGTCCGGGACGTGATGGTGCCCGCCGACGACGTCGTCGCGCTGTCGACGGCCGTCGACGCCGAGGAGAACCGGCGGCGGATGGCCGAGCAGCCCCAGACGCGGTACCCGCTCGTCGGCGAGGACCTCACCGAGTTCGAGGGGATCGTCTACCTGCCGGCGTTCGCCGAGCATCCTGGGGCGTTCGATGGCGGGGACGTGGACCTCGAATCGCTCGCGGCGCCACCGATGACGCTCTCGCCGGACGTGGACGTCAGCGACGCGATCGACCAGTTCCAGGCGGAGGGCCAGGAGCTGGCGCTCGTGTTCGAGGACGGCGAGGTCGTCGGTCTGGTCACGGTGACGGACCTCCTCGAGTCCGTGACCGGTGACGTCGAGGATCCGCTGGACGCGCACTGAGACGGCGTCAGGCGGGCGTCGGCGAGACGGCGACGGGAGCGGGTGCCGACTGCGATATCGCGGACGGCAACGTGAGTACTCGGAGACGAGTCAACCGAGAAGGCTTTTGGACGGCGGCAGTGTAACGACTGGCATGCGAAGAGCCAAGATCGTCTGCACGCTCGGTCCCGCCTCGAGCGACCGCAGGACGATACGCGACCTCGCCGACGCCGGCATGTCGGTCGCGCGCGTCAACTCCAGTCACGGTACGCTGGAGAGTCGCGCGAGCATCGTCGAGACGGTCCGGTCGGTCGACGAGGAGACGGAGTTCCCGCTCGCCACGATGGTCGACATGCAGGGCCCCGAGGTCAGGACGGCGCCGCTCGACGAACCCATCCACGTCGAGACGGGGAGCACCGTCACGTTCGTCGCGGGCGACACCGCCACGCCGGAAGTCGTCGGGCTGTCCTGCGACATCGCGGGCGTCGGACCCGGCGACAAGGTCCTGCTCGACGACGGCCGCATCGAGACCACTGTCGAACGCGTCGACGACGACGGCGTCCACGCTCGCGTCGACGACGGCGGCGAACTCGCCAGTCGCAAGGGCGTGAACACGCCCGGCGTCGACCTCGACCTCGAGGTCGTCACCGAGTCGGACCGCCGCGACCTGGAACTCGCCGCCGAGCACGACGTGGACTTCGTCGCGGCGTCGTTCGTCCGCGACGCCGCGGACGTCTTCGAGGTCTCGGAGGTCCTCGAGGACCTCGGCGCGGACGTCCCCGTCGTGGCGAAGATCGAGCGCGCCGGCGCGGTCGAGAACCTGGAGGAGATCATCGACGCCGCCTACGGCGTCATGGTCGCGCGCGGCGACCTCGGCGTCGAGCTCCCGATGGAGCAGGTGCCGATGATCCAGAAGCGCATCATCCGTCGCTGCCAGCAGACGGGGACGCCCGTCATCACGGCGACGGAGATGCTGGACTCGATGGTCCACGAGCGCCGGCCGACGCGCGCGGAGGCGAGCGACGTCGCGAACGCAGTCCTCGACGGCACGGACGCCGTGATGCTCTCCGGGGAGACCGCAATCGGCGACCACCCCGTCGAGGTCGTGAAGGCGATGGACCGCATCGTCAGCCAGGTCGAGGGCGACCAGGAGTACGACGAGGCGAACGAGCGCCGCGTCCCGGGCGCGGACGACTCCCGGACGGACGCGCTGGCGCGGTCCGCGCGCTACCTCGCTCGCGACCTCGGGGCGAGCGCGATCGTCGCCGGGACCGAGTCCGGCTACACGGCGCTGAAGACCGCGAAGTACCGACCGAACGTCCCGATCGTCGCGGCGACGAACGCGGACCGCGTGCGCCGCCAGCTCGCACTCTCGTGGGGCGTGAACGCGCAGTACGCGCCGCTCGGCGTCTCGGGCGCTGACGACGTCATCGAGCACGCGGT
Above is a genomic segment from Halorubellus sp. JP-L1 containing:
- the pyk gene encoding pyruvate kinase — encoded protein: MRRAKIVCTLGPASSDRRTIRDLADAGMSVARVNSSHGTLESRASIVETVRSVDEETEFPLATMVDMQGPEVRTAPLDEPIHVETGSTVTFVAGDTATPEVVGLSCDIAGVGPGDKVLLDDGRIETTVERVDDDGVHARVDDGGELASRKGVNTPGVDLDLEVVTESDRRDLELAAEHDVDFVAASFVRDAADVFEVSEVLEDLGADVPVVAKIERAGAVENLEEIIDAAYGVMVARGDLGVELPMEQVPMIQKRIIRRCQQTGTPVITATEMLDSMVHERRPTRAEASDVANAVLDGTDAVMLSGETAIGDHPVEVVKAMDRIVSQVEGDQEYDEANERRVPGADDSRTDALARSARYLARDLGASAIVAGTESGYTALKTAKYRPNVPIVAATNADRVRRQLALSWGVNAQYAPLGVSGADDVIEHAVQAALDADVAESGDTVVVLSGMMTDLEGAGTTNMLKVHIAAETLAAGRGVVSGYVSGPLHHVPDGDITDLPAGAIVALDADFDDEFHGDVSRIGGIVDARSGMTGYPALVAREVGIPMVSGADVVGGRAGEVVTLDAERGVVYEGEIRRPGTERAEY
- a CDS encoding CNNM domain-containing protein, whose amino-acid sequence is MNTVEVAVRLLAGVGLILANGFFVAIEFALTRARQFSEREFVGDGAGGALERAWEMTQELELYLTTCQVGITASSIAVGIVAEPALAAIFEPVFANTAFASVGAGAVIAFLIINLVHLTHGEQTPTYLGVERSRFVCRYGATPLYWFHRAISPIIALGDYVAKLTLKLFGVEMTGAWLETEEDVIESRADLRNRLGSVLDEGDLSEERQEEVMNALAIGEQPVRDVMVPADDVVALSTAVDAEENRRRMAEQPQTRYPLVGEDLTEFEGIVYLPAFAEHPGAFDGGDVDLESLAAPPMTLSPDVDVSDAIDQFQAEGQELALVFEDGEVVGLVTVTDLLESVTGDVEDPLDAH